The following coding sequences lie in one Streptomyces venezuelae genomic window:
- a CDS encoding acyl-CoA dehydrogenase family protein, with protein sequence MSGPPTATGELGRLLLPLADEIEAAKTVPAHVFEAVAASGALAAMVPEAYGGRPLGHLEYGELNRAVARTSASLQSLLTVHGMVCASLSRWGSQGLRQRLLPRLASGELVGAFGLTEDGAGSDAQAVGTTATPEEPSTTAPKGADTTETVWRLDGTKRWLSFGQLAHCFLVFAKHGDRSVAFLVQRDDPGVTVVPSRPTSGFRSAMLADLHLEDCRVPADRMVGRPGFGVSQVAGGALSLGRLCVAYGSLGLAEACCDAILAHTSSRKQFGGRLIDLQLVRGLISDAVLDTEAALLLCEQAARAMDTQDDWLIQHVLTAKLAASRAADRASAAAAQLHGAAGMVEGGPVDRWVRDARVMQIIEGSTQLLQDLLADESLQRFRVRRRHPQYPFEAGRS encoded by the coding sequence ATGAGCGGACCGCCGACGGCCACGGGCGAGCTGGGGCGCCTGCTGCTGCCGCTGGCCGACGAGATCGAGGCGGCGAAGACGGTCCCCGCGCACGTCTTCGAGGCGGTCGCCGCGTCCGGCGCGCTGGCCGCGATGGTGCCCGAGGCGTACGGGGGACGGCCGCTCGGCCATCTCGAGTACGGCGAGCTGAACCGGGCGGTGGCCCGTACGTCGGCGTCGCTGCAGAGCCTGCTGACCGTGCACGGAATGGTGTGCGCGAGCCTGAGCCGCTGGGGATCGCAGGGCCTGCGGCAGCGTCTGCTGCCGCGCCTCGCTTCCGGGGAGCTGGTCGGGGCGTTCGGCCTCACCGAGGACGGCGCGGGCAGCGACGCGCAGGCGGTCGGGACGACGGCGACACCGGAGGAGCCCTCGACGACGGCGCCGAAGGGCGCCGACACCACCGAAACCGTCTGGCGGCTGGACGGCACGAAGCGCTGGCTGTCCTTCGGGCAGCTCGCCCACTGCTTCCTGGTCTTCGCCAAGCACGGCGACCGCAGCGTGGCCTTCCTCGTCCAGCGGGACGACCCGGGCGTCACGGTCGTCCCGAGCCGGCCCACCAGCGGCTTCCGCAGCGCCATGCTCGCCGACCTCCACCTGGAGGACTGCCGCGTGCCCGCCGACCGCATGGTGGGCAGGCCCGGCTTCGGCGTGTCCCAAGTGGCGGGCGGCGCCCTGTCGTTGGGGCGGCTCTGCGTGGCGTACGGTTCACTCGGCCTCGCCGAGGCGTGCTGCGACGCGATCCTCGCCCACACCAGCAGCCGCAAGCAGTTCGGCGGGCGCCTCATCGACCTGCAGCTCGTCCGCGGTCTGATCAGCGACGCCGTGCTGGACACCGAGGCGGCGCTGCTCCTGTGCGAGCAGGCGGCCCGGGCCATGGACACCCAGGACGACTGGCTGATCCAGCACGTCCTCACCGCCAAGCTGGCCGCGTCCCGCGCCGCGGACCGCGCGTCGGCCGCCGCGGCCCAACTGCACGGCGCCGCGGGCATGGTGGAGGGCGGGCCCGTCGACCGCTGGGTGCGGGACGCGCGGGTGATGCAGATCATCGAGGGCAGCACGCAGCTGCTCCAGGACCTTCTGGCCGACGAGAGCCTGCAACGCTTCCGGGTACGCAGGCGCCACCCGCAATATCCGTTCGAAGCAGGCAGGAGCTGA
- a CDS encoding non-ribosomal peptide synthetase gives MTGPVDEQWPLTAAQSGVWFSASLGPDSSVYNVGERVEIHGPIDPEILGKAYEAALAEADTLRLAVVEGPEGPVQIFDRADPVPVRRLDFAGREGAAAAAEAWIASDVRSAFDLAQGPLYAPALLTVGPDFHILYSRYHHVVMDAWSSALITRRTARLYSDAVAGRPDSGTPLSPFRDLVEREASYRGSEEYEDDRRYWLKRMRDAPDPVTLSGRPYRAPQNILRRRTTLDAGVSERLRSAAAELGVSLSVWAVTATSAYVSAVTGESAITVGLPLSGRLDEIERNTPGMTVNVVPLHITVRPEISLQKLARKVWAQTTRASRHSRFRMEDLRRERMGVSGDNLPYGPVVNVMAFDYGILFDGHPAKASSLSQRHTDDFSFAFYEGEHEGPIELYFDANDQMYSRAEMDAHVERFLLFLERMAETLPDRPIGSISLLGAGERERVLEVWGSGRAAQVPDVTASAAFEAQVARTPDAAALVSADGGTVYSYAELNAHANRVARLLVEQGVGPEQLVALALPRSPDLIVGALAVLKAGAAYLPLDVEYPAERLRFMVGDARPSVLLVNSDAVPAGLADDGSVLSLSDPVVVERLAAMPVASATDLTDADRLAPLDADHPAYVVYTSGSTGTPKGVVAQHAGLVNLALAQSALWGIGAGSRVLQFASPSFDAAASEVFTALLTGGALVVADADRLMPGDSLSSTFVEAGVTHCTLPPSALGVLDPAKVPGALTLVVAGEACDPGAVGRWSVGRRMFNAYGPSEATVCATVSDPLAGAVVPPIGGPIANVRTYVLDAGLAPVPPGVPGELYVAGAGVARGYLNRPGLTGERFVADPFGPAGSRMYRTGDLAAWNDDGSLRFLGRTDDQVKLRGFRIELGEVEAALDAAPGVASAAAVIREDRPGDRRLVGYVVPDGAHGADGVVGVDVDQVKKAVAARLPDFMVPAAVVAIDALPLTPSGKVDRKALPAPDYIGTGTSSSRAPRDAREEILAALFADVLGVGRVGVEDSFFELGGHSLLAMRLLGRIRAVMGVDLAIRDLFAAPTISALARTVDATTHPVDRPALAPATRPDRMPLSFAQRRLWFLYRLEGPSATYNVPMVLRLSGALDVDALRAALNDVVARHEALRTVFPEVDGQPYQDIRPAADARTPMDVGAVTEAELSGAVERAVRRPIDLATELPLHVSLFTVTDAVDEHVLVLVLHHIAGDGWSMSPLAGDLGAAYAARCAGRVPTWAPLPVQYADYTLWQRQVLGDESDPSSVLTAQLGYWKQALAGLPERLELPTDHPYPEQAGYEGATVPVSVDADVHRALVELARSRQTTVFMVLQSALAVLLHRLGAGTDIPLGTPVAGRGEEELDDLVGFFVNTLVLRTDLSGDPTFTELLDRVCATNLGAYAHQDVPFEGLVEALNPNRSLAHHPLFQVMLAFNNVPRTTPDLVGVEVTPRTVRVQAARMDLSVSLAEQHDADGVADGISGVISYRTDLFEHGTVTAMAERLVRVLASVAIDAERRVGSIEVLSGEERHRLLEGRNDTAVPVPRATVPELVEARAQAAPDAVALIAGGAGSADSGSLTYGELNTPANRLAHHLIGQGVGPEHIVALALPRSPELITALVAVLKTGAAYLPIDTAYPPDRVRFMLEDSRPALVLTRTTTSALWPEDTRTVFLDDPALQDRLSIRPGTDPTDADRLAPLDPDHPAYVVYTSGSTGTPKGVVAQHAGLVNLALAQSALWGIGAGSRVLQFASPSFDAAASEVFTALLTGGALVVSEADRLMPGDALSSTFVGAGVTHCTLPPSALGVLDPAKVPTAMTLVVAGEACDPGTVGRWSAGRRMFNAYGPSEATVCATVSDPLAGAGVPPIGGPIANVRTYVLDAGLAPVPPGVPGELYVAGAGVARGYLNRPVLTAERFVADPYGPAGSRMYRTGDLAAWNDDGTLRYLGRTDDQVKLRGFRIELGEVEAALSAGPGVTAAAAVIREDRPGDRRLVGYVIAEGADGADGAVGIDIDQVKKTVAVRLPDHMVPAAVVAIDALPLTPNGKVDRKALPAPDYAPTTRTRAPGTPQEKALTDLFADVLGLDPDRVGVDDSFFALGGDSISSIVLVSRAREHGLDLSPRDVFRHQTARQLAHTTRRLAGAGHAPEGDDGTGTVPLTPIMRWLVEPEHTYEEFFQARLVQVPADVGHEQLVEVLQALVDRHDLLRARLTREGDIGDGDLVLSVPPARSPHALTADSALTRVDCADVTDSERERLLAEHATLARGRLAPRDGVMLQAVWFDHGPEVPGRLLLTVHHLVVDGVSWRILLPDLAAAGAAVLDGRTPDLAPVPTSFKRWAEQLHVLAAEPRTTDALGHWTESLTGSEPVLGRRPPSPDEDTAARLDTLRVTVPADLSEALLTRVPDTLHAGVEDVLVTAFVLAVNQWRTAYGVPGGASSATSLLVDVEGHGREDLFPGADTSRTVGWFTAVAPVRLDPGRVSWGEVRRGGPAAGRVLQRVKEQLSAASEQRIAYGLLRHLNPETAPGLAALPGAQVAFNYFGRTGRNRSNPEGDWLQVDGFTPTGGLDPRMRLTHALMVNAAATEGPSGPELSATWSWPRDVLTRGDVAQLGEGWVTHLKALAAHADGPDAVGRTPSDLSLVNLSQSQISRLEKKWRGRR, from the coding sequence ATGACTGGTCCGGTCGATGAGCAATGGCCCTTGACGGCAGCCCAGTCAGGGGTGTGGTTTTCTGCTTCCCTCGGGCCCGATTCCTCGGTCTACAACGTCGGTGAACGCGTAGAAATCCACGGACCGATCGATCCGGAAATTCTCGGAAAGGCGTACGAGGCGGCTCTCGCGGAAGCCGACACTTTGCGGCTGGCCGTCGTGGAGGGACCGGAAGGACCGGTTCAGATTTTCGACCGCGCCGACCCGGTGCCTGTTCGGCGACTCGATTTCGCCGGTCGGGAGGGGGCGGCAGCGGCGGCCGAAGCGTGGATCGCGTCGGACGTGCGGTCCGCGTTCGATCTCGCACAGGGACCGTTGTACGCGCCGGCGCTGCTCACCGTCGGACCGGACTTCCATATCCTCTACAGCCGTTACCACCACGTCGTCATGGACGCCTGGAGTTCCGCGCTGATCACCCGGCGCACCGCCCGGCTCTACTCGGACGCGGTGGCGGGTCGGCCGGACAGCGGCACTCCGCTCTCCCCGTTCCGTGACCTGGTGGAACGTGAGGCGTCCTATCGGGGCTCGGAAGAGTACGAGGACGACCGGCGCTATTGGCTGAAACGGATGCGGGACGCACCCGACCCGGTCACGCTCTCCGGCCGCCCGTACCGCGCACCCCAGAACATTCTCCGCAGGCGGACCACGCTCGACGCGGGCGTTTCGGAGCGTTTGCGTTCCGCCGCCGCCGAATTGGGCGTCAGCCTTTCGGTATGGGCGGTGACAGCGACCTCCGCATACGTGAGCGCTGTCACCGGAGAAAGCGCCATAACCGTCGGACTTCCCCTTTCCGGCCGCCTCGACGAGATCGAGCGGAATACGCCGGGAATGACGGTCAACGTCGTTCCCCTGCACATCACGGTGCGCCCGGAGATTTCCCTGCAAAAGCTCGCGAGGAAAGTCTGGGCGCAGACGACGAGAGCGTCACGGCACAGCCGTTTCCGCATGGAAGATCTGCGCCGCGAACGCATGGGTGTGTCCGGGGACAACCTTCCTTACGGCCCCGTGGTCAATGTCATGGCATTCGATTACGGAATCCTCTTCGACGGCCACCCCGCAAAGGCGAGCAGCCTCTCGCAGCGTCACACGGACGACTTCTCCTTCGCCTTCTACGAAGGCGAGCACGAGGGCCCCATCGAGCTGTACTTCGACGCGAACGACCAGATGTACAGCCGGGCGGAAATGGACGCCCATGTCGAGCGTTTCCTGCTTTTCCTGGAACGCATGGCGGAAACTCTCCCGGACCGGCCGATCGGCTCGATCAGCCTCCTCGGCGCCGGTGAGCGCGAGCGCGTCCTGGAGGTGTGGGGCAGCGGTCGCGCGGCGCAGGTGCCGGACGTCACGGCGTCGGCCGCGTTCGAGGCACAGGTCGCGCGGACACCGGACGCCGCGGCGCTGGTGTCGGCGGACGGCGGCACGGTGTACTCGTACGCCGAACTGAACGCCCATGCGAACCGTGTCGCGCGCCTTCTGGTGGAACAGGGCGTAGGCCCCGAGCAGTTGGTGGCTCTCGCGCTGCCGCGGTCCCCCGATCTGATCGTGGGCGCGCTGGCCGTGCTCAAGGCGGGCGCGGCCTACTTGCCGCTGGACGTGGAGTATCCGGCGGAGCGGCTTCGCTTCATGGTCGGAGACGCCCGCCCGAGCGTGCTGCTCGTGAACTCCGACGCGGTCCCTGCCGGGTTGGCCGACGACGGCTCCGTGCTCTCCTTGAGCGATCCGGTGGTTGTGGAGCGGCTGGCGGCTATGCCGGTGGCTTCAGCCACAGATCTGACGGACGCGGACCGTCTGGCGCCGTTGGACGCGGATCATCCCGCGTATGTCGTCTATACGTCGGGTTCGACCGGTACCCCTAAGGGTGTGGTGGCGCAGCATGCGGGGTTGGTGAACCTTGCGCTTGCGCAGAGCGCTCTGTGGGGGATCGGCGCGGGCAGCCGCGTGTTGCAGTTCGCGTCGCCGAGTTTCGATGCGGCCGCGTCGGAGGTGTTCACGGCGTTGCTGACGGGGGGCGCCCTGGTGGTGGCGGACGCCGATCGGCTCATGCCCGGGGACTCGCTGTCGTCCACCTTCGTCGAGGCGGGCGTTACTCATTGCACGCTTCCGCCGTCCGCGCTGGGCGTTCTGGATCCGGCGAAGGTGCCGGGTGCGTTGACGTTGGTCGTGGCGGGTGAGGCCTGCGATCCGGGTGCGGTGGGGCGTTGGTCTGTTGGGCGGCGGATGTTCAATGCGTACGGGCCGTCGGAGGCGACGGTGTGTGCGACGGTGAGTGATCCGTTGGCGGGGGCGGTGGTGCCGCCGATTGGCGGGCCGATCGCGAACGTACGGACGTATGTGCTGGATGCGGGGCTGGCGCCGGTGCCGCCCGGGGTGCCGGGTGAGTTGTACGTGGCCGGGGCGGGTGTCGCGCGTGGGTATCTGAACCGGCCGGGGCTGACCGGGGAGCGGTTCGTCGCCGACCCCTTCGGGCCCGCCGGATCACGGATGTATCGCACGGGCGACCTGGCGGCCTGGAACGACGACGGTTCCCTGCGTTTTCTGGGGCGTACGGATGACCAGGTGAAACTGCGCGGTTTCCGTATCGAACTGGGGGAGGTCGAGGCGGCGTTGGACGCCGCCCCCGGTGTCGCGAGTGCCGCGGCGGTCATCCGCGAGGACCGCCCCGGCGACCGCCGTCTCGTCGGCTATGTCGTCCCCGACGGGGCTCATGGCGCTGACGGCGTCGTTGGCGTCGACGTCGATCAGGTGAAGAAGGCGGTTGCCGCGCGGCTGCCCGACTTCATGGTCCCCGCGGCCGTCGTCGCCATCGACGCACTGCCCCTTACACCGAGCGGAAAGGTGGACCGCAAGGCGCTGCCCGCCCCCGACTACATCGGTACGGGGACGTCGTCGTCGCGGGCGCCCCGCGACGCACGCGAGGAAATCCTGGCCGCACTCTTCGCGGACGTCCTCGGCGTCGGCCGAGTCGGAGTGGAGGACAGCTTCTTCGAGCTCGGCGGGCATTCGCTGCTTGCCATGCGCCTCCTCGGTCGCATACGCGCCGTCATGGGCGTGGACCTGGCGATCCGTGACCTGTTCGCGGCGCCGACGATCTCCGCCCTGGCCCGCACGGTCGACGCGACGACGCACCCGGTGGACCGACCGGCCCTGGCCCCGGCCACGCGCCCCGACCGCATGCCGTTGTCGTTCGCGCAGCGCAGGCTGTGGTTCCTGTACCGCCTTGAGGGGCCCAGCGCGACGTACAACGTGCCCATGGTGCTGCGCCTGTCCGGCGCCCTGGACGTCGATGCTCTGCGCGCCGCGCTGAACGACGTGGTGGCGCGGCACGAGGCGCTGCGCACCGTCTTCCCGGAGGTGGACGGGCAGCCGTACCAGGACATCCGGCCGGCCGCCGACGCGCGGACGCCGATGGATGTAGGGGCGGTCACCGAGGCGGAGCTGTCCGGCGCCGTGGAACGGGCGGTCCGCCGGCCCATCGACCTCGCGACCGAACTGCCGCTGCACGTCTCGCTGTTCACCGTCACGGACGCCGTCGACGAGCACGTGCTCGTTCTGGTTCTCCACCACATCGCCGGAGACGGCTGGTCGATGAGTCCCCTGGCCGGCGACCTCGGCGCGGCCTACGCCGCGCGGTGTGCGGGACGGGTGCCGACGTGGGCACCTCTGCCGGTCCAGTACGCCGACTACACCCTGTGGCAGCGCCAAGTGCTCGGGGACGAGAGCGACCCGTCGAGTGTGTTGACCGCTCAACTGGGCTACTGGAAGCAGGCGTTGGCCGGGCTGCCGGAACGCCTGGAGCTCCCCACCGACCACCCGTACCCCGAACAGGCCGGGTACGAGGGCGCGACCGTGCCCGTGTCGGTGGACGCCGATGTCCACCGGGCACTGGTCGAACTCGCGCGGTCACGGCAGACGACCGTGTTCATGGTGCTGCAGTCCGCGCTGGCCGTGCTGCTGCACCGGCTCGGCGCGGGCACGGACATCCCCCTGGGGACGCCGGTGGCGGGCCGCGGCGAGGAAGAGCTCGACGACCTGGTCGGCTTCTTCGTGAACACGCTCGTGCTGCGCACCGACCTGTCCGGCGACCCCACCTTCACCGAACTCCTCGACCGGGTCTGCGCGACGAACCTGGGTGCCTACGCTCACCAGGACGTGCCCTTCGAGGGCCTGGTGGAGGCCCTGAACCCGAACCGGTCCCTCGCCCACCACCCGCTCTTCCAGGTCATGCTGGCCTTCAACAACGTGCCGCGCACGACGCCGGACCTCGTCGGGGTCGAGGTGACGCCCCGGACCGTGCGCGTCCAGGCCGCCCGGATGGACCTGTCCGTCAGCCTCGCCGAACAGCACGATGCCGACGGAGTCGCCGACGGGATCAGCGGTGTGATCTCGTACCGCACCGACCTGTTCGAGCACGGCACGGTCACCGCGATGGCCGAGCGGCTCGTCCGCGTGCTCGCGAGCGTCGCCATCGACGCGGAGCGGCGTGTGGGCTCGATCGAGGTGCTGTCGGGCGAGGAGCGGCACCGGCTCCTGGAGGGGCGGAACGACACGGCGGTGCCGGTGCCCCGCGCCACCGTGCCGGAACTCGTCGAGGCCCGGGCGCAGGCCGCGCCGGACGCGGTCGCCTTGATCGCCGGCGGAGCCGGTAGTGCTGACAGCGGCAGCCTCACGTACGGCGAACTCAACACCCCCGCCAACCGGTTGGCGCACCATCTGATCGGGCAGGGCGTCGGCCCCGAGCACATCGTCGCCCTCGCCCTGCCCCGCTCGCCGGAACTGATCACCGCTCTCGTCGCGGTGCTGAAGACCGGCGCCGCCTACCTGCCCATCGACACGGCCTACCCGCCCGACCGCGTCCGCTTCATGCTGGAGGACTCCCGTCCCGCCCTCGTCCTGACCCGCACCACCACCAGCGCGCTGTGGCCCGAGGACACCCGTACGGTCTTCCTCGACGACCCCGCCCTCCAGGATCGGTTGTCCATCCGGCCGGGCACCGACCCGACGGACGCGGACCGTCTGGCCCCACTGGATCCCGATCATCCCGCGTATGTCGTCTATACGTCGGGTTCGACCGGTACCCCTAAGGGTGTGGTGGCGCAGCATGCGGGGTTGGTGAACCTTGCGCTTGCGCAGAGCGCTCTGTGGGGCATCGGCGCGGGCAGTCGTGTGTTGCAGTTCGCGTCGCCGAGTTTCGATGCGGCCGCGTCGGAGGTGTTCACGGCGCTGCTGACGGGGGGCGCGCTGGTGGTGTCGGAGGCCGATCGGCTCATGCCTGGGGACGCGCTGTCGTCCACCTTCGTCGGGGCGGGCGTCACCCACTGCACGCTCCCTCCCTCCGCGCTGGGCGTCCTGGATCCGGCGAAGGTGCCGACCGCGATGACGTTGGTCGTGGCAGGCGAGGCCTGTGACCCGGGCACCGTGGGGCGTTGGTCCGCGGGGCGGCGGATGTTCAATGCGTACGGGCCGTCGGAGGCGACGGTGTGTGCGACGGTGAGTGATCCGTTGGCGGGGGCCGGGGTGCCGCCCATTGGCGGGCCGATCGCGAACGTACGGACGTATGTGCTGGATGCGGGGCTGGCGCCGGTGCCGCCCGGGGTGCCGGGTGAGTTGTACGTGGCCGGGGCCGGTGTCGCACGCGGTTACCTGAACCGACCGGTGCTGACCGCGGAACGGTTCGTCGCCGACCCCTACGGGCCCGCCGGATCACGGATGTACCGCACGGGCGACCTGGCGGCCTGGAACGACGACGGCACCCTTCGCTACCTAGGACGCACCGACGACCAGGTCAAACTGCGCGGCTTCCGCATCGAGCTCGGCGAGGTCGAGGCGGCACTGTCCGCCGGCCCCGGCGTCACCGCCGCCGCTGCCGTCATCCGCGAGGACCGCCCCGGCGACCGCCGTCTCGTCGGCTACGTCATCGCCGAAGGCGCTGATGGCGCTGACGGCGCCGTGGGCATCGACATCGACCAGGTCAAGAAGACCGTCGCCGTGCGGCTGCCCGACCACATGGTCCCCGCAGCCGTCGTCGCCATCGACGCACTGCCCCTTACACCGAACGGAAAGGTGGACCGCAAGGCGCTGCCCGCTCCCGACTACGCGCCCACCACCCGTACCCGCGCCCCGGGCACCCCGCAGGAGAAGGCCCTGACCGACCTCTTCGCGGACGTCCTGGGGCTCGACCCCGACCGGGTCGGCGTCGACGACAGCTTCTTCGCGCTCGGCGGCGACAGCATCAGCTCCATCGTCCTGGTCAGCCGCGCCCGCGAACACGGGCTCGACCTGTCGCCGCGTGACGTCTTCCGGCACCAGACGGCGCGCCAACTCGCGCATACGACGCGCAGGTTGGCGGGCGCAGGACACGCTCCGGAGGGCGACGACGGAACCGGCACCGTACCGTTGACGCCCATCATGCGGTGGCTCGTCGAGCCGGAGCACACGTACGAGGAGTTCTTCCAGGCGCGGCTCGTCCAGGTCCCGGCAGATGTCGGACATGAGCAGCTCGTCGAGGTGCTTCAGGCCCTCGTCGACCGTCACGACCTGCTGCGGGCACGTCTGACGCGCGAGGGAGACATCGGCGACGGCGACTTGGTCCTGTCCGTCCCCCCGGCACGGAGCCCCCACGCGCTCACCGCCGACTCGGCCCTTACGCGGGTGGACTGCGCCGACGTGACGGACAGCGAGCGCGAGCGGCTGCTCGCCGAGCACGCCACGCTCGCGCGGGGCCGTCTGGCGCCGCGCGATGGGGTCATGCTCCAGGCCGTCTGGTTCGACCACGGACCTGAGGTGCCGGGCCGTCTGCTCCTGACGGTCCACCACCTGGTCGTCGACGGGGTCTCCTGGCGCATCCTGCTGCCCGACCTGGCCGCCGCGGGCGCGGCGGTGCTCGACGGTCGTACACCGGACCTCGCCCCCGTTCCCACCTCCTTCAAGCGCTGGGCGGAGCAGCTCCACGTGCTGGCGGCCGAACCGCGCACCACGGATGCCCTGGGGCACTGGACGGAGAGTCTGACCGGGTCCGAACCCGTCCTCGGCCGTCGTCCGCCGAGCCCGGACGAGGACACCGCGGCACGGCTCGACACGTTGCGCGTGACGGTTCCGGCGGACTTGTCGGAGGCGCTGCTCACCCGGGTGCCCGACACGCTGCACGCGGGTGTCGAGGACGTGCTGGTGACGGCGTTCGTGCTGGCGGTGAACCAGTGGCGGACCGCGTACGGCGTGCCGGGCGGCGCGTCCAGCGCGACGTCTCTCCTGGTCGACGTCGAGGGGCACGGGCGGGAGGACCTGTTCCCGGGCGCCGACACGTCACGGACGGTGGGCTGGTTCACGGCGGTCGCGCCGGTGCGGCTCGATCCCGGCAGGGTGTCCTGGGGCGAGGTCCGGCGCGGCGGCCCGGCCGCCGGGCGGGTCCTGCAGCGCGTCAAGGAGCAGCTGAGTGCCGCGTCGGAGCAGCGCATCGCGTACGGCCTGCTCCGCCACCTCAACCCGGAGACCGCGCCGGGCCTCGCCGCGCTTCCCGGCGCGCAGGTGGCGTTCAACTACTTCGGGCGGACCGGCCGGAACCGGTCGAACCCCGAGGGCGACTGGCTGCAGGTGGACGGGTTTACGCCCACGGGCGGCCTCGACCCCCGGATGCGTCTGACGCACGCGCTGATGGTCAACGCGGCCGCGACGGAGGGTCCGTCGGGGCCGGAACTGTCCGCGACCTGGTCGTGGCCGCGCGACGTGCTGACGCGCGGGGACGTGGCACAGCTCGGCGAGGGCTGGGTCACCCACCTCAAGGCGCTGGCCGCCCACGCGGACGGGCCCGACGCCGTCGGCCGGACGCCGTCGGACCTGTCCCTCGTCAACCTCAGCCAGAGCCAGATCAGCCGACTTGAGAAGAAGTGGCGCGGCAGGCGGTGA
- a CDS encoding HAD-IIIC family phosphatase: MPSELVKCVVWDLDDTVWEGILSEGPGVKLRPGIRELIETLDERGILQSIASKNDEKAALDELERLGIREYFLVPHVSWQPKSALIQSIAERLNIGIDTLMFVDDSAFERAEVEFVHPQVRCVDAAETADLLDRPELTRPVTEDGRARRMLYLQAEERKAYETSFAGPQVEFLRSLDMRLTIAVATPEDLERAAELTERTHQLNTTGLTFSKAELRELMERPDQTLLVARLTDRFGTYGTIGLTLVGRTPDEWRIRLFLMSCRVMGRNVGGAILRYLAQSAEAEQVRLTADFRPTDVNKAMYTVYRLAGFKKTAVEDPGAEGSGHDASVKVLRMATGLPHTYPDYLTLSLPEDHALRSAP, translated from the coding sequence GTGCCTAGTGAGCTGGTCAAGTGTGTCGTCTGGGACCTGGATGACACCGTGTGGGAGGGCATACTCTCCGAAGGCCCCGGGGTGAAGCTGCGCCCCGGCATCCGTGAGCTGATCGAGACGCTCGACGAGCGCGGCATCCTGCAGTCGATCGCCAGCAAGAACGACGAGAAGGCCGCCCTCGACGAGCTCGAACGGCTCGGCATCCGCGAATACTTCCTCGTCCCGCACGTCTCGTGGCAGCCGAAGTCGGCGCTGATCCAGAGCATCGCCGAGCGGCTCAACATCGGCATCGACACGCTGATGTTCGTGGACGACTCCGCCTTCGAGCGCGCCGAGGTCGAGTTCGTGCACCCGCAGGTGCGGTGCGTGGACGCCGCCGAGACAGCGGACCTGCTGGACCGCCCCGAGCTGACGAGGCCGGTGACCGAGGACGGGCGCGCCCGCCGCATGCTCTACCTGCAGGCGGAGGAACGCAAGGCCTACGAGACGTCGTTCGCGGGGCCGCAGGTCGAGTTCCTCAGGTCGCTCGACATGCGGCTCACGATCGCGGTGGCCACACCCGAGGACCTGGAACGCGCCGCCGAACTCACGGAACGCACCCACCAGTTGAACACGACCGGCCTGACGTTCTCCAAGGCGGAGCTGCGCGAACTGATGGAGCGCCCCGACCAGACCCTCCTGGTCGCCCGCCTCACCGACCGCTTCGGAACGTACGGCACGATCGGTCTCACGCTGGTGGGCAGGACGCCCGACGAGTGGCGGATTCGCCTGTTCCTGATGTCCTGCCGCGTGATGGGCCGCAACGTCGGAGGCGCGATCCTGCGCTACCTGGCACAGTCGGCCGAGGCCGAACAGGTGCGCCTGACGGCGGACTTCAGGCCCACGGACGTCAACAAGGCGATGTACACGGTGTACCGCCTGGCAGGCTTCAAAAAGACCGCAGTCGAGGACCCGGGGGCGGAGGGCTCAGGGCACGACGCCTCCGTGAAGGTACTGAGAATGGCCACCGGCCTGCCACACACCTACCCCGACTACCTCACCCTGTCGCTGCCCGAGGACCACGCGTTGAGGAGTGCGCCGTGA
- a CDS encoding phosphopantetheine-binding protein: MTAVYEDAAVRSRVLDFLSRYVDDPAELEGIQLITGGVLSSLATVALVSHLEKEFGVDIDDDDLEIENFDTLDSIVGFVQGKQA, encoded by the coding sequence GTGACTGCCGTCTACGAGGACGCAGCCGTCCGGTCCCGCGTGCTCGACTTCCTGTCGCGGTACGTGGACGACCCCGCCGAGCTGGAGGGCATCCAGCTGATCACCGGCGGGGTGCTCAGCTCGCTGGCGACCGTCGCGCTCGTCAGCCACCTGGAGAAGGAGTTCGGCGTCGACATCGACGACGACGACCTGGAGATCGAGAACTTCGACACGCTGGACAGCATCGTCGGGTTCGTGCAGGGGAAACAGGCATGA
- a CDS encoding 1,2-dihydroxy-3-keto-5-methylthiopentene dioxygenase produces MTLLITWPESGPETVVRRTVDPGEIAAALAPAGVRYEQWPLRDGLPEDPDPEMVLSAYRSEVDELAATEAFKTIDVVGLRPRRELGWRLTAKAERKKFLSEHTHDDDDEVRFFVAGAGAFYLHVGHEVHAVLCEAGDLLGVPRGTRHWFDMGATPSYTVIRFFHDEDGWIGNFTGSDIALRFPDFDGLMAARKPG; encoded by the coding sequence GTGACCCTGCTGATCACGTGGCCGGAGTCCGGCCCCGAAACCGTCGTACGCCGCACTGTCGACCCCGGTGAGATCGCCGCCGCGCTGGCCCCCGCGGGCGTGCGCTACGAACAGTGGCCGCTCCGCGACGGCCTCCCCGAGGACCCGGACCCCGAGATGGTGCTGAGCGCGTACCGGAGCGAGGTGGACGAGCTCGCAGCCACCGAAGCCTTCAAGACCATCGACGTCGTGGGACTGCGCCCTCGGCGGGAACTGGGGTGGCGCCTGACCGCCAAGGCCGAGCGGAAGAAGTTCCTCAGCGAGCACACGCACGACGACGACGATGAGGTGCGGTTCTTCGTCGCGGGCGCCGGCGCGTTCTACCTGCACGTCGGACATGAGGTGCACGCCGTGCTGTGCGAGGCGGGGGACCTGCTGGGGGTGCCGCGGGGGACCAGGCACTGGTTCGACATGGGGGCCACACCGTCGTACACCGTCATTCGCTTCTTCCACGACGAGGACGGCTGGATCGGCAACTTCACCGGCAGCGACATCGCCCTGAGGTTCCCCGACTTCGACGGGCTCATGGCGGCGCGCAAGCCCGGCTGA